The sequence TTTAAAGGTCGCCTTATCGTACAGCTGGTAGTTCTCTTATCATGTAAAGAGggcaaaaggaaagggaaatgtcTTTAAAAGCTGGGTTAACCTCTGAAAGCTAATCATTTAGGGCAAGGAAATAGAATCTACTCATTTTGAGTGCATTTTTGCTTTCTAGCTTATGAACTTACTAGATTTCAAAACTACTGTTGCGATGCAATGCAGTGCAGTTGAAAAACAATGTTAATGAGTaaacacaactttattaaattttgtAGTAACTTTTTAAAGATAGAAACCTTGTCTTTACAGGCTTTTAATCTGGGCAGTATGATTTTTCAGTAGTATGTTAACGTTATTGATTTAGCATTGTATTTTGTATTACAATTTATTATTAACTCTATAGAGCTCCTACATTGATTTCATTCTAAATGAGAATACCATCTATGTAAGGAATTTGGCTAACAGCTTTTTCAATTTCCCAGTACACTGAAGATTTTAATACATTCTTTTTATAGTATAATGTATTCGTAATTAAAAATTGGTTGTCTGGTAAGCATGGACTTCTTACTTGATACCTCATAATGAACTTCATGTGTGAATATTGTAATAAAATTATAATTCTGGAATtgtatgtagattttttttaagtATCAAAATATAGGAATTACTTCTCTTTTCTTTGAGCTCAAGCAATTTTGAAATTCTACCAGCATTGAAAACTACATGTTACACTTCAAACTAAGAGTTTTATAGCCTCAAAATGAGGAATTACTTTTTAGCCTATTAGCAATATTTTCAAATATCTTAATGTTACGGCTGGCTTCTGTCAGTCACCAAAACTATAGGTGGTAGCAGAAACATTTACAGGACAACTACCACTGTTTAGTTTATGTCCTAGACTCTTGCTCTTCTCGCCACATTACTTAAGTACCCGAGCTGCAAACTCAGAACTTGAAATGCATCCATGGTGATCTTTGTTCTCTGTGTATTTAATCTGCTTAGCTTTTAAGTTGCATATACAGTGCCAGTGTGTTGCAAATGTCTGTAGTTGGGAAATAGAACCTATTTTAGGGAAAGTGTGATGCTAAAATAAGAGGCCTAGTTGACTTGCTTGTGCACTTTCCTTATTTGgatctttgcttttgtttttcttaaaggAACAACACTACTCAAGGTGAAGAATAATAATCTTCTAGAATCAGCACTTTGAACAAATTTTTGCTTTCCTGTGGTATTTTGAACATTTCTCCCATTCTTTGTGGTTTGAAACGGAGACTTTGTAATTCTGTGCTGTAGCAGCTATGCAGCTTGAAATACAAGTAGCACTCAATTTCATTATTTCGTATTTGTACAATAAGCTTCCCAGACGACGTGTGAACATTTTTGGCGAAGAGCTGGAAAGACTACTCAAGAAGAAGTATGAAGGGCATTGGTATCCAGAAAAGCCATACAAAGGATCAGGGTTTAGATGTATACATGTAGGGGAGAAAGTGGACCCAGTTATTGAACAAGCATCCAAAGAGAGTGGTTTGGACATTGATGATGTTCGTGGCAACCTGCCTCAGGATCTTAGTGTCTGGATTGACCCGTTTGAAGTTTCATACCAAATTGGTGAAAAGGGACCAGTGAAAGTGCTTTATGTGGATGATTCCAATGAAAATGGATGTGAATTGGATAAGGAAATCAAGAATAGCTTTAACCCAGAGGCCCAGGTGTTCATGCCAATTAGTGACCCAGCATCTTCTGTCTCGAGTTCTCCTTCGCCTCCCTTTGGTCACTCTGCTACTGTGAGCCCAACCTTCATGCCCCGTTCCACCCAGCCTTTAACGTTCACCACTGCCACATTTGCTGCCACCAAGTTTGGCTCAACCAAAATGAAGAACAGCAGCCGCACCAACAAGGTCGCCCGCACTTCTCCCACTAACCTTGGCTTAAATGTCAACGATCTGCTGAAACAGAAAGCTCTTTCCTCCTCCATGCACTCTCTCTATGGTCttggcctagggagccagcaggttccacaacagcagcaaccaccacaacagcagcagaaaacgTCTGCTCTTTCTCCTAATGCAAAGGAGTTCATTTTCCCCAATGTACAGGGCCAAGGTAGTACAAACAACCTATTCCCTGGCGACAGTCCCCTTAACCTTAGCCCTCTCCAGTACAGTAATGCCTTTGATATGTTTGCGGCCTATGGAGGTCTAAATGAGAAGTCTTTTGTGGATGGCTTGAATTTCAGCTTAAATAGCATGCAGTACTCTAACCAGCAATTCCAGCCTGTTATGGCTaactaaaacaaaatacaaatcaTATTGTACAAGTTGAAATGCACGTACCCAAGGGTGTATCTTTTCCACCtcttgagtttttttaaaaaagcttgtaGTATGAATACATTCAAGCTTGGTTAGATAAGGACAACATGCAtcattttttcatttgccaacCAAGCACAAAGTTATTTTTTACTGACTGTACATTAAATATACTCGAGATATGGCCTCTTACAGTATTTAAGATatagcaaggacatggctgattttttatatatataaaaaattggcACTAATAAGTGGGTTTATTGGTCTTTTCTAATTGTATAATTTAATTTAGTACAAAGTTTGTAAAATATCAGAGTATATATTGTTTCTACAACATggtattgcatttttatcttttTACTACAGTGATCTGTGACAACTGCAGCAGCTtcatgttgtattttttttactgaaattataAAATTCATCTTAAAAAACATCAATTCTAAAAAGTGTGCAAAATATTCCTTAAGCGGTGGAATTCAAATTGTATGGAATACTTTTTTCCAAGAAAGAAACACAAATTGTATTTTCTGTTAAAAAGTTTAAagattttttgctatatattatGGAAAAAAATGTAATCGTAAATATTAATTTTGTACCTACATTGTGCAATACTTGAAAAAGGTATAAAAGTATTTTGAGTCAGTGTCTTATGTTAAAGAGAGGGACTGAAATAGTTTATATTAAGTTTGTATTAAAATTCTTTAAAATTCAACTGGtgttgtggattttttaaatggtCAAATAACATTGCAGTGTTAATGCTGGGTAGCAGCCTTTATTAACATGGATCTTATAATATAAAGCAGTCTGCTGTGTTGATGCAAGCTGACAATTTTCTGTGCTACTTACTATTCTAACGCAGTGTACTGTTGTATTAAGTTTATACTTCATCAACTAATTTTCATCCTAAAGCTCTTCCTATATGAATCCCCTTTCCATACTGCAATCAGTTAATGTTAAAACATTTATTCCTAAACAGTGAAAGCTAAATATTATTTAATGCTGGATTTCTGAGAATAGTTTATTAAATCTATAGAGAATTGGGGAGGGGTTATAATGAAACTCATGTGAATCCAATAAtcagttttttttaatcttgtgtTAAAACTTTAGAGCTCAGAAAGCTACCTGAAAACATGCTTTTTAAGGAAAACAAGTTCTATAAATCTATTTCATCATTGTTTGATCCATTCTGTTCTGATAAATATTGCAAGATAGAAATTGCAAAATATCATTTAATGGGTATTTGAAGAAACACACTCCCccactccttccccaccccaaataataAGAAAAAGTGGTTTGTAGAGGCTAGTGAAATTTACACAGGCAGCTTAACACATAAAGTTAGTTCTGCTGCGGGTGAATGTTGAATTTTTCTGGAGCCAGTTTGAAAAGTAAAATATGGAGCAAGATAGCAGCTGTGGTTTTCCAAAGCCTGACAACTAATTTGACTGACATTTTCTTGCCCCATATTGTCATTCTTGCATCACACTATGCAGGGTCAGTTTTGtagtatgtgtatatataattaAGTTCTGGTGTTCTGCAGGCTCCATTGAGATAAATGCCTTTGAGTCATCACTGCTCCTGGTTTTAagttgggatgggggtgggtgttTCCAAGTTCTTGGAACAGAATCAAGCATGCTGCTTAGCACCATTGTACACTTTGTTTTGGGGAGGCTGGAATGAGGCTGTGGAGGAAAATAAGGCCAGCAAGAGTAGGAGGACTGAATCCTGACATAGATTTTACTTTCTGTGTGTGCTAAAGTTCAATAGCTGTAATAAGGCTTGGGATTTTTGTCCCTTTATCACTCCTCCTATCTGGTCCGCTTGTATCGATCTCGGGATCTGCTTCACCTTGACACCCAGCAAATAGTACTGAATGTATAAAGCAACTTTGTCAGATCAGAACTGGCATAGCATTGTCTACTTTCACAGGGCATAGCTTTCACACAAGAATCTTCCAAATCCTGCTACCAGAGATTATGCTGCATATGCCATGGATGGAGCTGGGGCCGTCTTCCTGTGTGATAATTATGTGCCT comes from Podarcis raffonei isolate rPodRaf1 chromosome 2, rPodRaf1.pri, whole genome shotgun sequence and encodes:
- the TOB1 gene encoding protein Tob1 produces the protein MQLEIQVALNFIISYLYNKLPRRRVNIFGEELERLLKKKYEGHWYPEKPYKGSGFRCIHVGEKVDPVIEQASKESGLDIDDVRGNLPQDLSVWIDPFEVSYQIGEKGPVKVLYVDDSNENGCELDKEIKNSFNPEAQVFMPISDPASSVSSSPSPPFGHSATVSPTFMPRSTQPLTFTTATFAATKFGSTKMKNSSRTNKVARTSPTNLGLNVNDLLKQKALSSSMHSLYGLGLGSQQVPQQQQPPQQQQKTSALSPNAKEFIFPNVQGQGSTNNLFPGDSPLNLSPLQYSNAFDMFAAYGGLNEKSFVDGLNFSLNSMQYSNQQFQPVMAN